In the genome of Candidatus Omnitrophota bacterium, the window TTTTCGCCGGAATAAACAAATTCAGGCTTTACAATCGGTTCATAACCTTCGGGGATCGGGAACGGGAACGTCAACGCTTCGTAGATACCCGCGCCGGTGCGGACCAGGCCTAAGCCTAATCCTTTTATCGTCCCGACTGTCAGCCCGGTGAATACGTTATTGGCCTTGCTTTCATCGACTATCCCCTTCGGGATCTCGAGCCAGCCAGTGAGGGTATTCACTATTCCGCGGCCCAGCTTATTTAAGGCGCCCGCGGCATATGAAGGCGAGCTTACGGACAAAAGACCTATCACTACCAATACCAAGATTGTGGTCGTTAACAGTCTGCTCTTCATAAATTTCCCCCTTTCTTTTGTTATAAGTATACTCAACCCAAA includes:
- a CDS encoding exosortase system-associated protein, TIGR04073 family, with the translated sequence MKSRLLTTTILVLVVIGLLSVSSPSYAAGALNKLGRGIVNTLTGWLEIPKGIVDESKANNVFTGLTVGTIKGLGLGLVRTGAGIYEALTFPFPIPEGYEPIVKPEFVYSGEK